One genomic window of Oryctolagus cuniculus chromosome 11, mOryCun1.1, whole genome shotgun sequence includes the following:
- the PHLDA1 gene encoding pleckstrin homology-like domain family A member 1 — protein sequence MRRAPAAERLSELGFPPRCGRQEPPFPLGVTRGWRGWPIQKRREGARPVAVSERWQEDGGGQTAGCSGTLRRIRKRLPLCPDPEPPPPLCLLRVSLLCALRAGGRGSRWGEDGARLLLLPPARAAGRGEAEPSDVPLYAGRMLESSGCKALKEGVLEKRSDGLLQLWKKKCCILTEEGLLLIPPKQLQHQQQQQQQQPGQGPAADPSQPGAPAVAGLEPPVKLKELHFSNMKTVDCVERKGKYMYFTVVMAEGKEIDFRCPQDQGWNAEITLQMVQYKNRQAILAVKSTRQKQQHLVQQQPPQSQSQLQPQPQAQPQPPPQPQPQPQLQPQPQLQPQLQPQLQPKPQPQQLHPYPHPHPHPHPHPHSHPHPHPLALPHQPLHSHSQPHGHRLLRSTSNSA from the coding sequence ATGAGGCGTGCGCCGGCAGCCGAGCGCCTCTCCGAGCTGGGCTTTCCCCCGCGGTGCGGGCGCCAGGAGCCGCCTTTTCCGCTGGGTGTCACTCGGGGGTGGAGAGGATGGCCCATTCAAAAGCGCCGCGAGGGGGCCCGGCCAGTAGCCGTCAGTGAGCGCTGGCAGGAGGACGGCGGAGGCCAGACAGCTGGCTGCTCCGGGACCTTGCGGCGCATCAGGAAGCGGCTGCCCCTCTGCCCCGACCcagagccgccgccgccgctctgCCTCCTGCGCGTTAGCCTCCTCTGTGCGCTCCGGGCAGGTGGCCGTGGGAGCCGCTGGGGCGAGGACGGcgcgcggctgctgctgctgcccccggCCCGGGCGGCTGGACGCGGAGAGGCCGAGCCGAGTGACGTCCCCCTCTATGCCGGGAGGATGTTGGAGAGCAGCGGCTGCAAGGCGCTGAAGGAGGGGGTGCTGGAGAAGCGCAGCGACGGGCTACTGCAGCTCTGGAAGAAAAAGTGCTGCATCCTCACCGAGGAGGGGCTGCTGCTCATCCCGCCCAAGcagctgcaacaccagcagcagcagcagcagcaacagcccGGGCAGGGGCCGGCCGCCGACCCGTCCCAACCCGGGGCCCCCGCTGTCGCCGGCCTCGAGCCGCCCGTCAAGCTCAAGGAATTGCACTTTTCCAACATGAAGACCGTGGACTGCGTGGAGCGCAAGGGCAAGTACATGTACTTCACTGTGGTGATGGCCGAGGGCAAGGAGATCGACTTTCGGTGCCCGCAGGACCAGGGCTGGAACGCCGAGATCACGCTGCAGATGGTGCAGTACAAGAATCGGCAGGCCATCCTGGCGGTCAAGTCCACGCGGCAGAAGCAACAGCACCTGGTCCAGCAGCAACCCCCGCAGTCGCAGagccagctccagcctcagccgCAGGCACAGCCTCAGccgccgccccagccccagccccagccccagctccagccccagccccagctccagccccagctccagccccagctccagcctaaGCCTCAGCCCCAGCAACTCCACCCGTACCCGCATCCACATCCACACCCGCACCCACACCCGCACTcgcaccctcaccctcacccactcGCGCTCCCGCACCAACCGCTGCACTCGCACTCGCAGCCGCACGGGCACCGGCTCCTCCGCAGCACCTCCAACTCTGCCTGA